In Candidatus Neomarinimicrobiota bacterium, a single window of DNA contains:
- the bamD gene encoding outer membrane protein assembly factor BamD, whose amino-acid sequence MHSKTLLGWIPILAFALACSKAKVDPTGDDLQIRFDHGTTYLEKKKYYRAQQEFEHVLLMGRHTELGDDAQFYLAEAYFLNGEYLLAINEYDRLVRQMTYSPFVEKSRFRICDSYAKKSPRFYHDQEYTEKAIQKLQEFVEDFPNSEYYVDVVKTIHSLRSKLARKQYESSILYIKMEAYDSAVNYLTDLLATYYDTPYADKARLKIVEAYLKAEKFEEAENFFAENESRFDNKNFLEEARALISEEKGMRD is encoded by the coding sequence GTGCACTCTAAAACCCTCCTCGGCTGGATTCCAATTCTGGCATTCGCCTTAGCTTGTTCCAAAGCGAAAGTCGACCCCACAGGAGATGATCTTCAGATCCGCTTCGATCATGGAACGACGTATCTTGAGAAGAAAAAATACTACCGCGCTCAGCAAGAATTTGAGCATGTCTTGCTCATGGGAAGACATACAGAGCTGGGTGACGACGCGCAATTCTATCTGGCTGAAGCGTACTTCTTGAATGGTGAATACCTGTTGGCTATCAATGAATACGATCGGCTGGTGAGGCAGATGACCTACAGCCCCTTTGTGGAAAAGAGCCGATTCCGAATCTGTGACAGCTACGCGAAGAAATCGCCCAGGTTCTATCATGACCAGGAATACACTGAAAAGGCGATCCAGAAACTTCAGGAGTTCGTGGAGGATTTTCCCAATTCTGAATACTACGTTGATGTGGTAAAAACGATTCATTCCCTCCGGTCCAAACTGGCGAGAAAGCAGTACGAATCATCCATTCTCTATATCAAAATGGAGGCCTACGATTCCGCCGTTAACTATCTTACCGATTTACTGGCGACTTACTATGACACTCCCTACGCTGACAAGGCTCGATTGAAAATCGTGGAGGCTTATCTTAAGGCGGAAAAGTTCGAGGAAGCGGAGAATTTCTTCGCGGAGAATGAATCTAGATTCGATAACAAGAACTTCCTCGAAGAAGCGAGGGCACTTATTTCCGAAGAGAAAGGCATGAGGGATTAG